A stretch of the Halorussus salinus genome encodes the following:
- a CDS encoding N-acetylmuramoyl-L-alanine amidase, producing MSSRRNFLKKLGAASTAGLAGASALSGTAAADMPAVDWRPADPSNYTSANRGAAEIDWIIVHTVQGSASGAVSWFENPDANVSAHFTVAEDGYLYQSLSEVNVGWHAGDWSYNQSSVGIEHGGYVSGTYEDAQLQKSADLVAYLCEQYGIPKQRATYVPTNAGDNETGGIIGHDQVPGSTHTDPGDNWNWDYFIDLVNQY from the coding sequence ATGAGTTCGAGAAGAAACTTCCTCAAGAAGCTCGGTGCGGCAAGTACGGCCGGTCTCGCTGGCGCTAGTGCCCTCTCGGGAACCGCGGCGGCAGACATGCCAGCGGTCGACTGGCGGCCAGCCGACCCCAGCAACTACACGAGTGCGAACCGCGGTGCGGCCGAGATCGACTGGATCATCGTTCACACTGTCCAAGGGTCGGCCAGCGGTGCGGTCAGCTGGTTCGAGAACCCCGACGCCAACGTGAGCGCGCACTTCACCGTCGCCGAGGACGGCTACCTCTATCAGAGCCTCTCGGAGGTCAACGTCGGCTGGCACGCGGGCGACTGGAGCTACAACCAGTCCTCCGTCGGCATCGAACACGGCGGCTACGTCAGCGGCACCTACGAGGACGCCCAGCTCCAGAAGTCGGCCGACCTCGTCGCCTACCTCTGCGAGCAGTACGGCATCCCGAAGCAGCGCGCCACCTACGTGCCCACCAACGCGGGAGACAACGAGACGGGCGGCATCATCGGTCACGACCAAGTCCCCGGCAGCACCCACACCGACCCCGGCGACAACTGGAACTGGGACTACTTCATCGACCTCGTCAACCAGTACTGA
- a CDS encoding NADH-quinone oxidoreductase subunit J family protein, whose translation MSNSEIDDGGRKWPGVAALALFAVMAWIFVGAEFGEAAGFPDGASITASIGYAMFNINAQNAVPSEGMLVAFEIIDLVLVGALVGAVMLARRDDGGEIVSALRSEAVEETPGDGVIADGGEPTDGSRTSSELQSDGGTERTDETGGEQ comes from the coding sequence ATGAGTAACAGCGAAATCGACGACGGCGGCCGTAAGTGGCCCGGTGTAGCCGCGCTCGCGCTCTTCGCGGTGATGGCGTGGATCTTCGTCGGCGCGGAGTTCGGTGAAGCCGCCGGGTTCCCCGACGGAGCCTCGATTACCGCGAGCATCGGCTACGCGATGTTCAACATCAACGCACAGAACGCCGTGCCGAGCGAGGGAATGCTCGTCGCGTTCGAGATAATCGACCTCGTGTTGGTCGGCGCGCTGGTCGGCGCGGTCATGCTGGCCCGACGCGACGACGGCGGCGAGATCGTCTCGGCCCTGCGTTCGGAAGCAGTAGAGGAGACGCCGGGCGACGGCGTCATCGCGGACGGCGGTGAGCCAACCGACGGTTCGCGAACCTCGTCGGAGCTTCAGTCCGACGGCGGTACCGAGCGGACCGACGAGACGGGAGGTGAGCAGTGA
- a CDS encoding complex I subunit 4 family protein, translating to MWIEALIAVTLASAFAVFLAPNKLAGKLAFALSLLPLGGSLWMYSTYEASGNALLEGSELAFETNFEWVTAGPYALNWHVGLDGISMPLVALTTVLTSLALLASWTPIDERQSQFYGLMLFLEASLLGVFSALDFFQWFVFWEMVLVPMYVLIGVWGGPRRKYAAIKMFVYTNIASLVMFIGFIALVFGLGDSVTSLDMPAIAQALRAGELGGLGPLEAGTLKVAAFVAMFAGFAVKVPVVPFHTWLPDAHVEAPTPVSIMLAGVLLKMGTYALLRFNFTMLPEVAQNNAQIIAVFAVVSVIYGAMLALAQSDLKRIVAYSSVSSMGYVILGLVAYTLYGMGGATFQMVAHGLISGLMFMSVGVIYNTTHTRMVQDMSGLASKMPFTVAVFVAGAFGYMGLPLMAGFAAELFIFLGSFGAFAGSVWFTAAAMFGIVVVAGYLLFAMQRTLFGTFEVETDYEVGPAAFHDVAPLVVLILLVILLGVDPNIFYTMIQDAVDPLVPAVGGGA from the coding sequence ATGTGGATCGAAGCACTCATCGCGGTGACGCTGGCGAGTGCGTTCGCTGTGTTCCTCGCCCCGAACAAGTTGGCGGGCAAACTCGCGTTCGCGCTCAGCCTGCTCCCGCTCGGCGGGAGCCTCTGGATGTACAGCACGTACGAGGCCAGCGGCAACGCCCTCTTGGAGGGTAGCGAACTGGCCTTCGAGACGAACTTCGAGTGGGTCACCGCCGGACCCTACGCCCTGAACTGGCACGTCGGCCTCGACGGCATCAGCATGCCGCTGGTCGCGCTGACCACGGTACTCACGTCGCTGGCCCTGCTGGCGTCGTGGACGCCCATCGACGAGCGCCAGAGTCAGTTCTACGGCCTGATGCTGTTCCTCGAAGCCAGCCTGCTGGGCGTCTTCTCGGCGCTCGACTTCTTCCAGTGGTTCGTCTTCTGGGAGATGGTGCTGGTTCCGATGTACGTCCTCATCGGCGTCTGGGGCGGTCCGCGGCGCAAGTACGCGGCCATCAAGATGTTCGTCTACACGAACATCGCTTCCCTCGTGATGTTCATCGGGTTCATCGCGCTGGTGTTCGGCCTCGGCGACTCGGTGACGAGTCTCGACATGCCCGCCATCGCCCAAGCGCTCCGCGCGGGCGAACTCGGCGGTCTCGGCCCGCTCGAGGCGGGCACGCTGAAGGTGGCGGCGTTCGTCGCCATGTTCGCCGGATTCGCGGTGAAGGTCCCGGTCGTCCCGTTCCACACGTGGCTGCCGGACGCCCACGTCGAGGCCCCGACGCCGGTGTCGATTATGCTGGCGGGGGTCCTCCTGAAGATGGGTACCTACGCACTGCTCCGGTTCAACTTCACGATGCTCCCGGAGGTCGCACAGAACAACGCCCAGATAATCGCGGTGTTCGCGGTCGTCAGCGTCATCTACGGCGCGATGCTGGCGCTGGCCCAGTCCGACCTCAAGCGCATCGTGGCGTACTCCTCGGTCTCCTCGATGGGGTACGTCATACTGGGACTCGTGGCGTACACGCTCTACGGCATGGGCGGTGCGACCTTCCAGATGGTCGCCCACGGTCTCATCTCGGGGCTGATGTTCATGTCGGTCGGCGTCATCTACAACACGACCCACACCCGGATGGTGCAGGACATGTCCGGGCTGGCGAGCAAGATGCCGTTCACCGTCGCGGTGTTCGTCGCGGGCGCGTTCGGCTACATGGGCCTGCCGTTGATGGCTGGCTTCGCCGCGGAACTGTTCATCTTCCTCGGCTCGTTCGGCGCGTTCGCTGGCTCGGTGTGGTTCACGGCCGCCGCGATGTTCGGCATCGTCGTGGTCGCGGGCTACCTCCTGTTCGCCATGCAGCGCACGCTGTTCGGGACCTTCGAGGTCGAAACCGACTACGAGGTCGGTCCGGCCGCGTTCCACGACGTGGCCCCGCTCGTGGTCCTCATCCTGCTGGTCATCCTGCTGGGCGTGGACCCGAACATCTTCTACACGATGATTCAGGACGCAGTGGATCCGCTGGTTCCGGCGGTCGGAGGTGGTGCATAG
- a CDS encoding NADH-quinone oxidoreductase subunit N — protein MAIQLPTWMALGPSIVLGLTALLLLIFDSITPDSTGRGVLAGTATLGSLVAAGLSAWYLFEGTGQAPITLYGDALVVDTMSLFFALVFASVTALVSVASFDYLRDHSYQAEYYALVTLAATGMTLMASANSLAVAFVSLELSSLPSFALVAILKKNRGSVEAGLKYFLIGALSSAILAYGISLVYAVTGSLLLPDIASSVGGTDLTGVLGLGIVMLLGGFAYKTSAVPFHFWAPEAYEGAPAPISAFLSSASKAAGFAVAFRVFVVAFPIQQLVTGAATSVDWVLAAQILAVVTMTLGNFAAATQDTVKRMLAYSSVGHAGYVLIGLAALSGGNNEFVLAGGMSHLLVYGFMNTGAFLFIALTEYWSVGRKFEDFNGLASQAPFACTVMTLFLFNLAGLPVGGGFMSKYFLFGAAVGAGFWWLAAVGAINSALSLYYYSRVVKAMWIEDSSGDFDIESKPAGLYAALAAAAIVTVLLLPGFGPVWQYATDAAAGIVA, from the coding sequence ATGGCGATTCAACTCCCGACGTGGATGGCGCTCGGTCCGTCGATTGTACTCGGACTGACCGCCCTCCTGCTGTTGATCTTCGACAGCATCACCCCCGACTCGACCGGTCGGGGCGTGCTGGCGGGAACCGCGACCCTCGGGTCGCTGGTCGCGGCCGGTCTCTCGGCGTGGTACCTGTTCGAGGGCACGGGGCAAGCCCCGATTACCCTCTACGGAGACGCGCTCGTCGTGGACACGATGAGCCTGTTCTTCGCGCTGGTGTTCGCCAGCGTGACCGCGCTGGTGTCGGTCGCTAGCTTCGACTACCTGCGCGACCACTCCTATCAGGCGGAGTACTACGCGCTGGTCACGCTCGCCGCGACGGGGATGACGCTGATGGCGTCCGCGAACAGCCTCGCGGTCGCGTTCGTCAGCCTCGAACTGTCCAGCCTGCCGTCGTTCGCGCTGGTCGCCATCCTCAAGAAGAACCGCGGGAGCGTCGAAGCGGGCCTGAAGTACTTCCTCATCGGGGCGCTGTCGTCGGCCATCCTCGCCTACGGCATCAGCCTCGTCTACGCGGTCACCGGCTCGCTGCTGCTACCCGACATCGCCAGTTCGGTCGGCGGAACCGACCTAACCGGCGTGCTGGGACTCGGCATCGTGATGCTGCTCGGCGGGTTCGCCTACAAGACCTCCGCGGTGCCGTTCCACTTCTGGGCACCCGAGGCTTACGAGGGCGCGCCAGCGCCCATCTCGGCGTTCCTCTCGTCGGCCTCGAAGGCCGCCGGGTTCGCCGTGGCGTTCCGCGTGTTCGTCGTCGCGTTCCCCATCCAGCAGTTGGTCACGGGGGCCGCGACGAGCGTGGACTGGGTCCTCGCGGCCCAGATTCTCGCCGTCGTGACGATGACGCTCGGTAACTTCGCGGCGGCCACGCAGGACACGGTCAAGCGGATGCTCGCGTACTCGTCGGTCGGGCACGCGGGCTATGTCCTCATCGGCCTCGCGGCGCTGTCGGGCGGGAACAACGAGTTCGTGCTGGCTGGCGGCATGAGCCACCTGCTCGTCTACGGGTTCATGAACACGGGCGCGTTCCTGTTCATCGCCCTGACCGAGTACTGGTCGGTCGGCCGGAAGTTCGAGGACTTCAACGGGCTGGCCTCGCAGGCACCGTTCGCCTGCACGGTCATGACCCTGTTCCTGTTCAACCTCGCTGGCCTGCCGGTCGGCGGCGGGTTCATGAGCAAGTACTTCCTGTTCGGTGCCGCGGTCGGTGCCGGATTCTGGTGGCTCGCCGCCGTGGGTGCCATCAACAGCGCGCTGTCGCTGTACTACTACTCGCGGGTCGTGAAGGCGATGTGGATAGAGGACTCCTCGGGCGATTTCGACATCGAGTCCAAGCCCGCGGGCCTCTACGCCGCGCTGGCCGCCGCCGCCATCGTGACCGTCCTGCTGTTGCCCGGATTCGGTCCGGTCTGGCAGTACGCGACCGACGCCGCCGCGGGCATCGTGGCCTGA
- the nuoL gene encoding NADH-quinone oxidoreductase subunit L — MAALPFELAPAIAALPFVSFLIALLVGAFAPRLLPKGGAIPGILATAGSLLLSVWAFVAVGGASDGMYHVSTTWIAGMGEAAVDLHFGILLDPLSTMMLIIVSLVALLVHIFSLGYMNDEGETGLPRYYAGLGLFTASMLSFVFANNLLMAFMFFELVGLCSWLLIGFWQTDDAPPSAAKKAFLVTRFGDYFFLVGVVGVFATFGTSMFVGTEAAESFPHLAELALAGEGAAEVTTFLGLDPQAWFAVLGLLILGGVVGKSAQFPLHTWLPDAMEGPTPVSALIHAATMVAAGVYLVARIYGFYALLPQVLALIAFVGGFTALFAATMGVVKKEIKQVLAYSTISQYGYMMLGLGAGGYVAASFHLMTHAFFKALLFLGAGSVIIAMHHNENMWDMGGLKDRMPVTYYAFLSGSLALAGIVPFSGFWSKDEILYEALVHGLNSPLLLAAYAMGLLAVFFTGFYTFRMVALTFHGEPRSDTARDPHGVRWNVKGPLAVLGTLAAVAGVANLLPVQKVLGVEGIDFLHQWLDAGPEALSAHHYGELTHDFAHYSAGYVGSEVTTVLLGAGVSLALALAGAGLAWKLYAVPDPDEHTDKLGGAKTVLFNNYYQDEYQVWLATGLTLPLARAADKFDQGVIDGVVDGVSSVSLTGGDRIKRIQTGVVSNYAFLLTASFVVLLVVLGLVGGWF, encoded by the coding sequence ATGGCAGCACTCCCCTTCGAACTGGCACCGGCCATCGCGGCCCTGCCGTTCGTATCGTTCCTGATCGCGTTGCTCGTCGGAGCGTTCGCTCCTCGACTGCTCCCCAAGGGCGGAGCGATTCCCGGCATCCTCGCGACCGCTGGCTCGCTCCTGCTGTCCGTGTGGGCGTTCGTGGCCGTCGGGGGCGCTTCCGACGGAATGTACCACGTCTCGACGACGTGGATCGCGGGCATGGGTGAGGCCGCGGTGGACCTCCACTTCGGCATCCTGCTCGACCCACTCTCGACGATGATGCTGATCATCGTCTCGCTGGTCGCGCTGTTGGTCCACATCTTCAGCCTCGGCTACATGAACGACGAGGGCGAGACGGGCCTGCCCCGGTACTACGCCGGACTCGGCCTGTTCACCGCGAGCATGCTCTCGTTCGTGTTCGCGAACAACCTGCTCATGGCGTTCATGTTCTTCGAGCTAGTGGGGCTGTGTTCGTGGCTCCTCATCGGCTTCTGGCAGACCGACGACGCGCCGCCGAGCGCCGCGAAGAAGGCGTTCCTCGTCACCCGCTTCGGTGACTACTTCTTCCTCGTCGGCGTCGTCGGCGTCTTCGCCACCTTCGGCACGTCGATGTTCGTCGGCACAGAGGCCGCCGAGTCGTTCCCCCATCTGGCCGAACTCGCGCTCGCCGGTGAGGGCGCGGCCGAGGTGACGACGTTCCTCGGTCTCGACCCGCAGGCGTGGTTCGCCGTCCTCGGACTCCTGATTCTGGGCGGCGTCGTCGGCAAGTCCGCGCAGTTCCCCCTGCACACGTGGCTGCCCGACGCCATGGAGGGTCCGACCCCCGTCTCCGCGCTGATTCACGCGGCGACGATGGTCGCGGCGGGCGTCTACCTCGTCGCGCGCATCTACGGATTCTACGCCCTGCTACCGCAGGTGCTTGCGCTCATCGCGTTCGTCGGCGGCTTCACGGCGCTGTTCGCCGCGACGATGGGCGTCGTCAAGAAGGAAATAAAGCAGGTGCTGGCGTACTCGACCATCTCCCAGTACGGCTACATGATGCTCGGACTGGGCGCTGGCGGCTACGTCGCCGCCTCCTTCCACCTGATGACCCACGCCTTCTTCAAGGCGCTGCTGTTCCTCGGTGCGGGGTCGGTCATCATCGCGATGCACCACAACGAGAACATGTGGGACATGGGCGGTCTGAAAGACCGGATGCCCGTGACCTACTACGCGTTCCTCTCGGGGTCGCTCGCGCTCGCGGGCATCGTCCCGTTCTCGGGCTTCTGGTCGAAAGACGAGATTCTCTACGAGGCGCTCGTCCACGGCCTCAACAGTCCGCTCCTGCTGGCGGCCTACGCGATGGGCCTGCTCGCGGTGTTCTTCACCGGGTTCTACACCTTCCGGATGGTCGCGCTGACCTTCCACGGTGAACCCCGGAGTGACACCGCGCGTGACCCCCACGGCGTGCGCTGGAACGTGAAAGGGCCGCTCGCGGTCCTCGGAACGCTCGCGGCCGTCGCGGGCGTCGCGAACCTGCTCCCGGTCCAGAAGGTACTGGGTGTGGAGGGCATCGACTTCCTCCACCAGTGGCTCGACGCCGGACCCGAAGCACTATCGGCGCACCACTACGGCGAACTGACCCACGACTTCGCCCACTACTCGGCCGGGTACGTCGGGTCGGAGGTCACGACGGTTCTCCTCGGTGCTGGCGTCTCGCTCGCACTCGCACTCGCGGGTGCCGGACTCGCGTGGAAGCTCTACGCGGTGCCGGACCCCGACGAGCACACCGACAAACTCGGTGGCGCGAAGACGGTGTTGTTCAACAACTACTACCAAGACGAGTATCAGGTCTGGCTGGCGACCGGTCTCACCCTGCCGCTGGCCCGCGCTGCGGACAAGTTCGACCAAGGCGTCATCGACGGCGTCGTTGACGGCGTCTCCAGCGTGAGCCTGACGGGTGGCGACCGCATCAAGCGAATCCAGACCGGCGTGGTCTCGAACTACGCCTTCCTGCTGACGGCGAGTTTCGTCGTCTTGCTCGTCGTTCTCGGACTCGTGGGAGGTTGGTTCTGA
- a CDS encoding DHH family phosphoesterase yields the protein MVSRLVLGCGTVGQTLVEAIADGEHSMLVVDDAESRIDALREEGVSATLGDPTDPETVRAGVEGADVVVVADRDAEVNREAAELAAELFPEAYVVGYLGEDCDPGQRGTITALSDHVIDPTAALVEQVLAVATGDHAIRTVNLRRAIRRVEGTLAVFMHDNPDPDAIASAVALCRVAEEVGVEAVPCYFGDISHQENRAFVNLLELDLRNFDSSEELDLDEFGGIALVDHSRPGVNDQLPEETPVNIVVDHHPPKEPPEAEFVDLRSDVGATSTLLAEHIQRLGIDLTEEVATGLLYGIRVDTKDFSREVSTADFEAASYLLPHADVGMLERVESPSVSADTFETIARAIRNRRIEGTVLASCVGSLSDRDALAQAADHLLNMESITTTLVYGFRDGTVYVSARARGTDIDLGGTLRSAFGQIGSAGGHADMAGAQIPLGLLGTVEEEEEASLTSVVSEVITSRFFETVRSTPESDGEYAHGGEASFEATVVDPED from the coding sequence ATGGTTTCGCGGCTGGTGTTGGGGTGCGGAACCGTCGGTCAGACCCTCGTGGAGGCGATAGCCGACGGCGAACACAGCATGCTGGTCGTAGACGACGCGGAGAGTCGCATCGACGCGCTCCGCGAGGAGGGCGTCTCGGCCACCCTCGGCGACCCGACCGACCCCGAGACGGTGCGGGCGGGCGTCGAGGGTGCCGACGTGGTGGTCGTCGCCGACCGCGACGCCGAGGTCAACCGCGAGGCCGCCGAACTCGCGGCGGAGCTGTTCCCCGAGGCGTACGTCGTCGGCTACCTCGGCGAGGACTGCGACCCCGGCCAACGCGGGACGATAACCGCGCTTTCCGACCACGTCATCGACCCGACCGCGGCGCTGGTCGAGCAGGTGCTGGCGGTGGCGACCGGCGACCACGCGATTCGGACCGTCAACCTCCGGCGGGCGATTCGGCGGGTCGAGGGCACCTTGGCGGTGTTCATGCACGACAACCCCGACCCCGACGCCATCGCCAGCGCGGTCGCGCTCTGTCGCGTCGCCGAGGAGGTCGGCGTCGAGGCGGTCCCCTGCTACTTCGGCGACATCTCCCATCAGGAGAACCGCGCGTTCGTCAACCTGTTGGAGTTGGACCTCCGGAACTTCGATTCGAGCGAGGAGTTGGACTTGGACGAGTTCGGCGGCATCGCGCTGGTGGACCACTCCCGGCCGGGCGTCAACGACCAACTGCCCGAGGAGACCCCGGTGAACATCGTCGTGGACCACCACCCGCCGAAGGAACCGCCCGAGGCCGAGTTCGTGGACCTCCGGAGCGACGTGGGCGCGACCTCGACGCTACTGGCCGAACACATCCAGCGCCTCGGCATCGACCTCACCGAGGAGGTGGCGACGGGCCTCCTCTACGGCATCCGGGTGGACACCAAAGATTTCTCGCGGGAGGTCTCGACCGCCGACTTCGAGGCGGCGTCGTACCTGTTGCCCCACGCCGACGTGGGGATGCTCGAACGCGTCGAGAGTCCGTCGGTCAGCGCCGACACGTTCGAGACCATCGCGCGTGCCATCCGGAACCGGCGCATCGAGGGAACCGTGCTGGCGTCCTGCGTCGGGTCGCTGTCGGACCGCGACGCGCTCGCGCAGGCGGCCGACCACCTGCTCAACATGGAGTCCATCACGACGACGCTGGTCTACGGCTTCCGCGACGGCACGGTGTACGTCTCCGCGCGCGCTCGCGGGACCGACATCGACCTCGGCGGGACGCTCCGGTCGGCGTTCGGCCAGATCGGGAGCGCGGGCGGCCACGCCGACATGGCGGGTGCCCAGATTCCGCTGGGTCTCCTCGGCACCGTCGAAGAGGAGGAGGAAGCCTCGCTCACGAGCGTCGTCAGCGAAGTCATCACCTCGCGGTTCTTCGAGACGGTTCGCTCGACGCCGGAGAGCGATGGGGAGTACGCTCACGGCGGCGAGGCGAGTTTCGAGGCGACCGTCGTGGACCCCGAGGACTAA
- a CDS encoding NADH-quinone oxidoreductase subunit J, with the protein MVYELLTFGLFALVTIASSLGVVLVRDIWHSALLLGVALLSVAVHYVLLQAEFLAAMQVLVYVGGVLVLITFAVMLTRQAKTETEEVTDL; encoded by the coding sequence ATGGTATACGAGCTACTCACGTTCGGGCTGTTCGCTCTCGTCACGATAGCGAGCAGTCTGGGCGTCGTCCTGGTGCGGGACATTTGGCACTCGGCGTTACTGCTGGGTGTCGCGCTGCTCTCCGTCGCTGTACACTACGTACTGTTACAGGCGGAGTTCCTCGCGGCGATGCAGGTCCTCGTCTACGTCGGCGGGGTCCTCGTTCTCATCACGTTCGCCGTGATGCTCACGCGCCAGGCCAAGACTGAGACAGAGGAGGTGACCGACTTATGA
- the nuoK gene encoding NADH-quinone oxidoreductase subunit NuoK — protein sequence MVPVEYYLLLSAAVFAIGVFGILTRRNALLFLMSVELLLNAANINLVAFSQFHGNLTGQTFSLFTLALAAAEVAVGIGIILVLYRNFKDVDVTEATTMRW from the coding sequence ATGGTACCGGTCGAATACTACCTCCTGCTCTCGGCCGCCGTCTTCGCCATCGGCGTGTTCGGCATCCTGACCCGCCGGAACGCACTGCTGTTCCTGATGAGCGTGGAGCTACTGCTGAACGCGGCGAACATCAACCTCGTCGCGTTCTCGCAGTTCCACGGTAACCTGACGGGCCAGACGTTCAGCCTGTTCACGCTGGCGCTGGCGGCCGCGGAGGTCGCGGTCGGTATCGGCATCATCCTCGTGTTGTATCGCAACTTCAAGGACGTGGACGTGACCGAAGCGACGACGATGAGGTGGTAA
- the acs gene encoding acetate--CoA ligase produces MPEDTAELEARLEEQDEFEPPEEFVSQANVSDDSIYDEFEDEWPECWERAAELLDWDESYDDVLDDSDPPFYEWFTGGKLNASANCLDRHLDERGDEAAIEWVGEPTDEENRTYTYEELHREVNEFAAALREMGVGEDDVVTMYMPMIPELPVAMLACARIGAPHSVVFAGFSAEALATRMESADSEYLVTANGYFRRGDALDHYEKTREGLDDVGHEVSDVVVVDRLGEHDHGHDLESNEHYYQDLVDEQSGAEVEPVSRDAEDMLFLMYTSGTTGQPKGVKHTTGGYLAWTAWTSQAVLDVKPDDTYFCSADIGWITGHSYIVYGPLALGTTTMMYEGTPDHPERDRLWEIIEEYEATQLYTAPTAIRAFMKWGSQYPDEHDLSSLRLLGTVGEPINPRAWKWYYTNVGDESCPIVDTWWQTETGGMMVTTLPGVKTMKPGSAGPPLPGVDAQVVDANGDEVDAGEAGYLTVQKPWPGMLRTLYDNDERYIQEYWAEYSDTQSDDMDDWVYFPEDGAKIDEDGYITVLGRVDDVLNVSGHRLGTMEIESAIVGVEGVAEAAVVGGKHDVKGEAVYAYVITEDGYDEDDEMRQRIEEGVEDAIGPIARPEAVVFTPELPKTRSGKIMRRLLEDIANDEELGNTSTLRNPEVVEDIQRKVGGD; encoded by the coding sequence ATGCCCGAAGATACCGCCGAACTAGAAGCACGGCTCGAGGAGCAAGACGAGTTCGAGCCGCCCGAGGAGTTCGTGTCGCAGGCGAACGTCTCCGACGACTCCATCTACGACGAGTTCGAGGACGAGTGGCCCGAGTGTTGGGAGCGGGCGGCCGAACTGTTGGACTGGGACGAATCGTACGACGACGTACTGGACGACTCGGACCCGCCGTTCTACGAGTGGTTCACGGGCGGGAAGCTGAACGCCTCGGCGAACTGCCTCGACCGCCACCTAGACGAGCGCGGCGACGAGGCGGCCATCGAGTGGGTCGGCGAACCCACCGACGAGGAGAACCGGACTTACACCTACGAAGAACTCCACCGCGAGGTCAACGAGTTCGCGGCCGCGCTCCGTGAGATGGGCGTCGGCGAGGACGACGTGGTGACGATGTACATGCCGATGATTCCGGAGTTGCCCGTCGCCATGCTGGCCTGCGCGCGTATCGGTGCGCCCCACTCGGTCGTGTTCGCCGGGTTCTCGGCGGAGGCGCTGGCGACCCGGATGGAGAGCGCGGATTCGGAGTACCTCGTCACGGCGAACGGCTACTTCCGGCGGGGCGACGCCTTGGACCACTACGAGAAGACCCGCGAGGGCTTAGACGACGTGGGCCACGAGGTGTCGGACGTGGTGGTCGTGGACCGCCTCGGCGAACACGACCACGGCCACGACTTGGAGTCGAACGAACACTACTATCAAGACCTCGTGGACGAACAGTCGGGCGCGGAGGTCGAACCGGTCTCCCGTGACGCCGAGGACATGCTGTTCCTGATGTACACCTCGGGGACGACCGGCCAACCGAAGGGCGTCAAGCACACCACGGGCGGGTATCTGGCGTGGACCGCGTGGACCTCCCAAGCGGTGCTGGACGTGAAACCCGACGACACATACTTCTGCTCGGCCGATATCGGCTGGATTACCGGCCACTCCTACATCGTCTACGGCCCGCTGGCGCTGGGGACCACGACGATGATGTACGAGGGCACGCCCGACCACCCCGAGCGCGACCGCCTCTGGGAGATCATCGAGGAGTACGAGGCGACCCAACTCTACACCGCGCCGACCGCGATTCGGGCGTTCATGAAGTGGGGAAGTCAGTACCCCGACGAACACGACTTGTCGAGCCTTCGGCTCCTCGGGACGGTCGGCGAACCCATCAACCCGCGGGCGTGGAAGTGGTACTACACCAACGTCGGCGACGAGTCGTGCCCCATCGTGGACACGTGGTGGCAGACCGAGACCGGCGGGATGATGGTCACGACGCTACCGGGCGTCAAGACGATGAAACCCGGCTCCGCGGGACCGCCGCTTCCGGGCGTGGACGCGCAGGTCGTGGACGCCAACGGCGACGAGGTGGACGCTGGCGAAGCGGGTTACCTCACGGTCCAGAAGCCGTGGCCGGGGATGCTCCGGACCCTCTACGACAACGACGAGCGGTACATTCAGGAGTACTGGGCCGAGTACTCCGACACCCAATCCGACGACATGGACGACTGGGTGTACTTCCCCGAAGACGGCGCGAAGATAGACGAGGACGGCTACATCACCGTGCTGGGGCGCGTGGACGACGTACTCAACGTCTCCGGGCACCGACTCGGAACGATGGAAATCGAGTCGGCCATCGTCGGCGTCGAGGGCGTCGCCGAGGCCGCCGTTGTCGGCGGCAAGCACGACGTGAAAGGCGAGGCGGTCTACGCCTACGTCATCACCGAGGACGGCTACGACGAGGACGACGAGATGCGCCAGCGAATCGAGGAGGGCGTCGAGGACGCCATCGGTCCCATCGCCCGGCCCGAGGCGGTCGTGTTCACGCCCGAACTCCCGAAGACCCGCTCCGGGAAAATCATGCGCCGCCTGCTGGAGGACATCGCCAACGACGAGGAGTTGGGCAACACCTCGACGCTCCGGAACCCGGAGGTCGTCGAGGACATCCAGCGGAAGGTCGGCGGGGACTGA